A window of Daphnia pulicaria isolate SC F1-1A chromosome 10, SC_F0-13Bv2, whole genome shotgun sequence contains these coding sequences:
- the LOC124314411 gene encoding protein unc-45 homolog B-like, with translation MTNDNPTIRLKEAGNQAFAEGDWDKALSCYTQALHLIELDTPEKAVLLKNKAAVYLKVSDYEAAIKDCTTSLEISPDDPKALFRRCQAYEALEKYEEAYKDARQVHNLDKKNKAIAPILKRLHDIVQDRMAKFAQTTTKVSQMMEIAFDFSSTVEKRETATSNILVLAKESAGAELLVKEGIFEKINSLLKKETTPSIVVTCIRIISALCKGNLPRAKMILQLLGVPWLLDQLNSNNDDQVSAAQYCVQTVINTISGLDLKDDKQPNKELCEAHRKEIDTILTCLIYCSTSRTITGKCRDAVLELMMRNCEYRALDWAERLVDINGLQRMMQIASELEEMKYESSMEITENTRTIISCALGKVYDNMYYDLIKERFSAKIEDFIHEQLQTPGMDSKVRVVVAVTTLLLGPLDVGSSIIGKEGVLEMILVMANSGEFLMQRVSCEALIAAASKKDKASAILAQGVTILKKLYQIGNDNIKVRALVGLCKLGSCGGTDSSWKPFTDGSTMKLAEACRRFLINPAKDKDMRKWAIEGLSYLTLDAEVKEKLIEDREALQSLIEVAKSGDISVIYGVVSTLVNLCNAYDKQEIIPEMLELAKFAKRHVPEQHELDDPDFVHKRVDILGKAGVTVGLVSLCKTESENCKELIARVFNALCEHQNLRGIVVQQGGAKALIPLALEGTTKGKYQASQALARIAITINPEVAFPGQRMCELIRPLLGLLDLECNALENFEALMALCNLAGFDAPRKRILKEQGVAKIENYMYENHEMLKKASVQTMSNLLFSEEVVKLFEGKNDRTKYLVLLSTSEDVELSKAAAGALAILTSVSKRASRKVFEPTEWKEILCFLLSNTDKDVQYRGAVIVKNIASHSKELAEKLLQPEVIMVLEVLTKFETPEMAKICDCAKSTLEIAEQWKLIEKEDDSEDES, from the exons ATGACAAATGATAATCCAACAATTCGGCTGAAAGAGGCTGGAAATCAAGCATTTGCAGAAGGAGATTGGGACAAGGCCTTATCATGCTATACTCAAGCACTTCATTTAATTGAACTTGACACTCCAGAGAAAGCTGTCCTCCTCAAAAACAAAGCAGCAGTTTACTTGAAAGTGTCTGACTATGAAGCTGCCATCAAAGATTGCACCACGTCTTTGGAAATTTCGCCAGATGATCCCAAAGCTCTTTTTCGTAGATGCCAGGCATATGAAGCCTTAGAAAAATATGAGGAGGCTTACAAAGATGCCAGACAAGTCCACAATTtagataaaaagaataaagccaTTGCTCCTATTTTGAAAAGGCTCCATGATATTGTCCAAGACAGG ATGGCAAAATTTGCTCAGACAACCACAAAAGTGTCTCAAATGATGGAAATCgcctttgatttttcttcgacTGTTGAAAAACGGGAAACTGCTACTTCAAATATTTTAGTTCTTGCCAAAGAATCTGCCG GTGCCGAATTGCTGGTCAAGGAAGGAATCTTCgagaaaattaattctttgttgaagaaagaaacgacGCCAAGTATTGTAGTGACTTGTATCCGCATCATCAGTGCATTGTGCAAAGGGAATCTGCCTCga GCCAAAATGATTCTCCAGCTTTTAGGAGTTCCTTGGCTACTTGATCAACTGAATTCAAATAATGACGATCAAGTCAGTGCAGCTCAGTATTGTGTCCAAACAGTGATCAACACTATTTCGGGCTTGGATTTGAAAGACGATAAACAACCCAATAAGGAATTGTGCGAAG CGCACCGCAAGGAAATTGATACGATTTtaacttgtttgatttactgCTCCACCAGTCGAACCATCACTGGCAAATGCCGAGATGCTGTTCTCGAATTGATGATGAGGAATTGCGAATACCGCGCCCTGGATTGGGCCGAACGCCTCGTTGATATTAATG GCTTACAGCGAATGATGCAAATCGCCAGTGAATTGGAGGAAATGAAGTACGAATCGTCCATGGAAATTACGGAAAATACCCGCACCATCATCTCCTGTGCCTTGGGGAAAGTCTATGACAACATGTACTACGACTTAATTAAAGAACGTTTCAGTGCAAAGATTGAAGATTTTATCCA CGAACAATTGCAAACTCCTGGGATGGATAGCAAAGTTCGAGTGGTGGTGGCAGTGACGACGCTACTTCTGGGACCTCTAGATGTTGGTAGTTCTATTATTGGCAAAGAAGGTGTCTTGGAAATGATCCTCGTCATGGCAAACAGTGGCGAATTCCTCATGCAG CGTGTCTCTTGCGAGGCTTTGATCGCCGCCGCTTCTAAAAAAGATAAAGCCTCTGCCATCTTGGCTCAAGGCGTTACCATTCTCAAGAAACTCTATCAAATCGGCAACGACAACATCAAG gTGAGAGCTTTGGTAGGTCTATGCAAATTGGGAAGTTGCGGAGGCACCGATTCGTCGTGGAAGCCGTTCACCGACGGATCCACCATGAAGTTGGCCGAAGCTTGTCGAAG ATTCTTGATTAACCCAGCCAAGGACAAAGACATGCGTAAGTGGGCTATTGAAGGCCTCTCCTACTTGACATTAGACGCTGAGGTTAAGGAGAAACTCATTGAGGATCGTGAAGCTCTTCAATCGCTAATTGAAGTGGCCAAG TCTGGAGACATTTCTGTTATTTACGGAGTCGTTTCCACATTGGTGAACCTTTGCAATGCATACGATAAACAAGAAATCATCCCAGAGATGTTGGAACTGGCGAAATTCGCTAAACGTCACGTGCCAGAGCAACACGAATTGGATGATCCTGATTTCGTTCACAAACGAGTCGAT ATTTTGGGCAAGGCAGGTGTCACTGTCGGTTTAGTTTCTCTTTGTAAAACAGAGAGCGAAAATTGCAAGGAATTGATAGCCAg GGTATTCAACGCCCTTTGTGAACACCAGAATTTGCGTGGCATCGTGGTCCAACAAGGCGGTGCCAAGGCTTTAATCCCATTGGCCCTTGAAG gaacGACTAAAGGAAAATACCAAGCAAGCCAGGCATTGGCCAGGATCGCTATCACCATCAACCCGGAAGTGGCATTCCCAGGACAGAGAATGTGCGAATTGATCCGGCCGCTTTTAGGTCTCCTTGATCTTGAATGCAACGCTCTAGAAAACTTTGAAGCTTTAATGGCCCTCTGCAATTTAGCTGGATTCGATGCCCCGAGAAAAAG GATCCTCAAGGAGCAAGGCGTCGCTAAAATCGAGAATTACATGTACGAAAACCacgaaatgttgaaaaaagcCTCGGTTCAAACGATGAGCAATTTGCTGTTTAGCGAAGAAGTGGTCAAACTCTTTGAGGGTAAAAACGACCGCACCAAGTATTTAGTCTTACTTTCCACTTCAGAAGACGTTGAGTTGTCCAAAGCTGCTGCAGGAGCCTTGGCTATTCTGACGTCAGTCAGTAAACGGGCTTCACGGAAAGTTTTCGAG CCGACAGAGTGGAAAGAAATCCTTTGCTTCCTACTGAGCAATACGGACAAAGACGTGCAATATCGAGGAGCTGTTATCGTCAAAAACATCGCCAGTCATTCGAAGGAGTTGGCCGAAAAGTTGTTGCAACCTGAGGTTATTATGGTCCTGGAAGTTCTCACCAAATTCG AAACACCTGAAATGGCCAAAATTTGCGACTGCGCCAAATCAACCCTGGAAATCGCCGAGCAATGGAAACTGATCGAGAAGGAGGATGACTCTGAAGATGAGTCTTga
- the LOC124314454 gene encoding E3 ubiquitin-protein ligase RNF113A-like — protein MADDNKVCTFTFKKRRGGGAAMRRKADDDKKSSSEDETVVARVGKKESAGLLSAKTFKSTKKSRQEIQNSSDEEVKEKVTVVFQSDRSAENKKDDLATSTVQIDTAIDQDARTIFEKSLQIQQELKGKADDKKYRGLANYAQYYEKRDTAQGNAASANVRKGPMRAPANIRSTVRWDYQPDLCKDYKETGFCGFGDSCKFLHDRSDYKFGWQLEREERGKGEPAEDDSKYEIHSDDEDLPFKCFICRESFQHPVVSKCKHYFCEACALKHYRKSQRCFVCGKQTFGVFNPAKSLIERLKLEEEGKTYKEADSDEELNNLELIMQPSGSTTGKPTGATADVEEPVTEIEHIHYADEGVVANDTDSDDDSD, from the exons atggccgacgACAATAAAGTTTGCACGTTTACATTCAAGAaacgaagaggaggaggagccgcCATGAGGAGAAAAGCTGATGATGACAAGAAAAGCAGCAGCGAAGATGAAACTGTTGTTGCTCGAGTGGGGAAAAAGGAATCGGCTGGACTTCTTTCGGCTAAAACT TTCAAATCCACGAAAAAGTCCCGTCAAGAAATCCAAAACAGCTCTGATGAGGAAGTCAAGGAAAAGGTCACAGTCGTCTTCCAGTCTGACAGAAGTGCTGAGAACAAGAAAGATGATCTTGCCACTTCCACAGTTCAGATCGACACTGCCATCGATCAAGATGCCAGGACAATTTTTGAGAAATCTTTGCAAA TCCAGCAGGAGCTGAAAGGCaaagcagatgacaagaaataTCGTGGCCTTGCTAACTATGCCCAGTACTACGAGAAAAGAGATACAGCCCAAGGAAATGCTGCATCTGCCAATGTGAGAAAAGGCCCTATGCGAGCCCCAGCCAACATCAGGTCAACAGTGAGATGGGATTACCAACCAGATCTTTGTAAAGATTACAAGGAAACGGGTTTCTGCGGTTTCGGAG ACAGTTGTAAGTTCTTGCACGACCGTTCCGATTATAAATTCGGATGGCAGTTGGAGCGAGAAGAAAGGGGAAAAGGTGAGCCGGCCGAAGACGACTCAAAGTATGAAATACACTCGGACGACGAAGATTTGCCCTTCAAGTGTTTCATCTGTCGCGAGTCGTTCCAACATCCCGTTGTCTCCAA GTGTAAGCATTATTTCTGCGAGGCCTGCGCCTTGAAACATTACCGCAAATCGCAGCGGTGTTTTGTTTGCGGCAAACAAACTTTTGGTGTCTTTAACCCGGCAAAGAGCCTCATTGAGCGGCTCAAGTTGGAGGAAGAAGGCAAAACTTACAAGGAAGCAGACAGCGACGAGGAGCTCAACAACTTGGAATTGATTATGCAGCCGTCTGGCAGCACTACTGGTAAACCTACGGGagcaacagcagatgtggaaGAGCCCGTTACGGAGATTGAGCACATTCACTACGCAGACGAAGGAGTCGTGGCCAACGATACGGATTCAGATGATGACAGCGATTGA